A genomic segment from Thermotoga neapolitana DSM 4359 encodes:
- a CDS encoding NUDIX domain-containing protein — protein MKDEKILVVKTEDVYREFGKFEGFLKTSLGEFLDFLKRYGFFRKRMEAEYDESTKQVIPYVVILDGNRVLLTKRTTKQSEKRLHNLYSLGIGGHVREEDGKTPQEAFLKGLEREMNEEAEVELKELEFLGLINSSSTEVSRVHLGVLFAGKGRFVSMKEKDLFEWHLVEFDELGKYLGVMEGWSKIAANVLLNLFRPQN, from the coding sequence ATGAAAGACGAAAAAATCCTTGTCGTGAAAACAGAAGATGTGTATAGAGAATTCGGAAAGTTCGAAGGCTTTCTGAAAACGAGTCTGGGAGAGTTTCTCGATTTTCTGAAAAGATACGGCTTTTTTCGAAAGAGGATGGAAGCAGAATACGACGAATCAACAAAGCAGGTCATTCCGTACGTTGTGATACTGGATGGCAACAGGGTTCTTCTCACAAAGAGAACTACGAAGCAATCGGAGAAGAGATTGCACAACCTGTATTCCCTTGGAATAGGAGGACACGTTCGGGAAGAAGACGGGAAAACACCACAGGAAGCATTTTTGAAGGGATTGGAGCGAGAAATGAATGAAGAGGCAGAGGTCGAACTGAAGGAACTGGAGTTTCTCGGTTTGATAAATTCCTCCTCCACCGAAGTGAGCAGGGTACATCTTGGTGTTCTTTTTGCTGGAAAGGGTAGGTTCGTGTCGATGAAAGAAAAAGATCTGTTCGAATGGCACCTCGTCGAATTCGATGAACTGGGAAAATATCTGGGAGTGATGGAGGGATGGTCGAAGATAGCGGCAAACGTTCTGTTGAACTTGTTTCGCCCGCAAAACTGA
- a CDS encoding adenine phosphoribosyltransferase: protein MDLKQFIRDIPDFPQKGIIFRDITPLLKDSRAFREAIDRMCDLVSDRDFDLVVAPEARGFILGAAMAYKLGKGFVPVRKPGKLPYRTVYEEYQLEYGTEQLHIHEDAIERGQKVLIVDDVLATGGTAEALIRLVKKLGGEVSALAFLVELSYLNPRKRLEGYDIKTLIVY from the coding sequence TTGGATCTGAAACAGTTCATCAGGGACATACCAGATTTTCCACAAAAAGGGATCATCTTCAGAGACATCACACCACTCCTCAAAGACAGCAGGGCTTTCAGAGAGGCCATCGACAGAATGTGTGATCTCGTCTCCGACAGGGATTTCGATCTGGTTGTTGCCCCCGAAGCGAGGGGATTCATCCTCGGAGCCGCCATGGCTTACAAACTGGGAAAGGGATTCGTTCCCGTGAGAAAACCCGGGAAGCTCCCCTACAGAACCGTGTACGAGGAGTACCAGCTGGAGTACGGAACCGAACAACTCCACATCCACGAAGATGCCATAGAAAGAGGACAGAAAGTCCTCATAGTGGACGATGTGCTGGCAACGGGTGGAACAGCAGAGGCACTGATAAGGCTGGTCAAAAAACTCGGTGGAGAAGTTTCTGCCCTTGCCTTTCTTGTGGAACTTTCCTACCTGAACCCGAGAAAGAGGCTCGAAGGTTACGACATCAAAACACTGATAGTTTACTGA
- the ispE gene encoding 4-(cytidine 5'-diphospho)-2-C-methyl-D-erythritol kinase → MVEDSGKRSVELVSPAKLNLYLDVLEKRADGYHNIIGLFQTISLYDTISMEICKEGFFLESNVDLPEKNTIRKAYEIFREETKLEFGLKVKLEKRIPIGSGLGGGSSNAATVLKYLGKQFNVPFEKLVEMAISVGSDVPFFLYGGTAVVKGKGEIVEKLQDITGYSVDLFVPLVSSSTKEMYSLLTPDMYGKGPGNIEELHRAYLERDYEKIKKLSYNVFERIFLEKHPDVLQDLKKFGEGSILKMMTGSGSAFFALYPSNEGKYLFTGGV, encoded by the coding sequence ATGGTCGAAGATAGCGGCAAACGTTCTGTTGAACTTGTTTCGCCCGCAAAACTGAATCTCTATCTCGATGTCCTTGAAAAAAGGGCAGACGGATACCACAACATAATTGGACTTTTTCAAACGATCTCTCTGTACGACACAATTTCGATGGAAATCTGCAAGGAAGGTTTCTTTCTGGAAAGCAACGTTGATTTGCCTGAAAAAAACACGATCAGGAAAGCCTACGAGATTTTCAGAGAAGAGACGAAACTGGAGTTCGGGCTAAAGGTGAAACTGGAAAAGAGAATACCGATCGGATCCGGTCTTGGAGGGGGCAGTTCAAACGCCGCCACCGTTTTGAAGTACCTTGGAAAGCAGTTCAACGTACCCTTTGAGAAACTCGTTGAGATGGCAATAAGTGTGGGAAGCGATGTGCCTTTTTTTCTGTACGGAGGAACAGCCGTGGTGAAGGGAAAGGGAGAGATCGTAGAAAAACTTCAGGATATAACGGGCTACTCCGTGGATCTTTTCGTTCCGCTCGTTTCCTCTTCGACCAAAGAAATGTACAGCCTCCTCACACCGGACATGTACGGGAAAGGACCTGGCAACATAGAAGAACTCCACAGGGCCTATCTGGAAAGAGATTATGAGAAGATAAAAAAACTCTCGTACAACGTATTTGAAAGGATATTCCTTGAGAAACATCCTGATGTTTTGCAGGATTTGAAAAAGTTCGGAGAAGGTTCCATTCTAAAAATGATGACCGGAAGTGGGAGCGCTTTCTTTGCACTCTATCCATCAAACGAAGGGAAATACCTGTTCACGGGAGGTGTCTGA
- a CDS encoding glucose-6-phosphate isomerase, protein MALKFDFSNLFEPNISGGLREEDLESTKEKVIEAIKNFTENTPDFARLDRKWIDSVKELEEWVVNFDTVVVLGIGGSGLGNLALHYSLRPLNWNEMSREERNGYARVFVVDNVDPDLMASVLDRIDLKTTLFNVISKSGSTAEVMANYSIARGILEANGLDPKEHILITTDPEKGFLRKVVKEEGFRSLEVPPGVGGRFSVLTPVGLFSAMAEGIDIEELHDGARDAFERCKKEDLFENPAAMIALTHYLYLKRGKSISVMMAYSNRMTYLVDWYRQLWAESLGKRYNLKGEEVFTGQTPVKAIGATDQHSQIQLYNEGPNDKVITFLRLENFDREIIIPDTGREELKYLARKRLSELLLAEQTGTEEALRKNDRPNMKVIFDRLTSYNVGQFFAYYEAATAFMGYLLEINPFDQPGVELGKKITFALMGREGYEYEIKDRTKKVIIE, encoded by the coding sequence ATGGCTTTGAAATTTGATTTTTCAAATCTTTTTGAACCGAACATCTCCGGTGGACTGAGAGAGGAAGATCTGGAAAGCACAAAAGAAAAGGTGATAGAGGCGATAAAGAATTTCACTGAGAACACACCGGATTTTGCCAGACTGGACAGAAAATGGATCGATTCGGTGAAGGAACTCGAGGAGTGGGTGGTGAACTTCGACACGGTGGTCGTTCTGGGAATTGGGGGATCCGGTCTTGGAAACCTTGCCCTTCATTATTCGTTGAGACCACTGAACTGGAACGAGATGTCGAGAGAGGAAAGAAACGGTTATGCGAGAGTCTTCGTGGTGGACAACGTAGATCCCGATCTCATGGCCTCCGTCCTTGATAGGATAGATCTGAAGACAACGCTGTTCAACGTGATCTCAAAATCTGGATCCACGGCTGAGGTTATGGCGAATTACTCGATCGCAAGGGGAATCCTGGAGGCTAATGGTCTGGACCCGAAAGAACACATCCTCATCACAACAGATCCAGAGAAGGGCTTTTTGAGAAAAGTAGTGAAAGAAGAGGGCTTCAGAAGTCTTGAGGTCCCTCCCGGCGTTGGAGGAAGGTTCAGCGTGCTGACGCCCGTTGGCCTCTTCTCTGCCATGGCGGAGGGTATCGACATAGAAGAACTCCACGACGGTGCCCGGGATGCGTTCGAGAGATGCAAGAAGGAAGACCTGTTCGAAAATCCAGCGGCGATGATCGCCCTCACACACTATCTCTATCTGAAGAGAGGAAAGAGCATCTCCGTCATGATGGCCTACTCCAACAGGATGACCTACCTCGTGGACTGGTACAGACAGCTGTGGGCAGAAAGTCTGGGAAAGAGATACAACCTGAAAGGAGAGGAGGTCTTCACGGGTCAGACCCCGGTGAAGGCAATAGGAGCCACCGATCAGCACTCTCAGATACAGCTTTACAACGAGGGCCCAAACGACAAAGTGATAACGTTTTTGCGGTTGGAAAACTTCGATAGAGAGATCATAATACCGGACACCGGAAGAGAAGAGCTCAAATACCTTGCAAGAAAAAGACTCTCTGAACTTCTCCTTGCAGAACAGACAGGAACAGAGGAAGCCCTAAGGAAAAACGACAGACCGAACATGAAGGTGATCTTCGACAGACTCACCTCTTACAATGTGGGCCAGTTCTTCGCTTATTATGAAGCCGCAACTGCTTTCATGGGGTATCTCCTCGAGATCAACCCGTTTGATCAGCCGGGTGTGGAACTTGGAAAGAAGATCACGTTTGCCCTCATGGGAAGGGAAGGTTACGAATACGAAATAAAAGATCGCACCAAGAAGGTGATCATAGAATGA
- a CDS encoding ABC transporter permease, protein MTPGRFIKTVTALTMVFFYLPLVIVIIMSFNAAKSPAWAGFTLRWYVELFTREYSVWNSFKNSLIVAIVSSVIATFIGTVTAVELYWKKTRVENTIWFLTYLPFVVPDVIIGISLLLLFSMLRMQLGLFTIILAHITFSIPYTMMIVYSRLQDFDKNIIEAAYDLGSTDFQVFYRVIIPNLVPGIVAAFLLAFTLSIDDFVITFFVAGPGSTTLPIQIYSMIRFGISPTVNAISTFMIVGTIFLGFILRKFVKYIF, encoded by the coding sequence GGTGACTGCCCTGACGATGGTGTTCTTCTATCTGCCACTCGTCATAGTGATCATCATGTCGTTCAACGCGGCAAAATCACCCGCGTGGGCGGGTTTCACCCTGAGATGGTACGTGGAGCTTTTCACCAGAGAGTACTCCGTGTGGAATTCTTTCAAAAATTCACTGATAGTGGCAATCGTCTCGAGCGTGATAGCAACGTTCATAGGAACCGTGACGGCGGTCGAGCTTTACTGGAAGAAAACACGTGTCGAGAACACCATCTGGTTTCTCACCTACCTACCTTTTGTGGTGCCCGATGTGATCATAGGAATATCCCTTCTTCTGCTCTTTTCCATGCTCAGAATGCAACTTGGACTTTTCACCATCATACTGGCACACATCACCTTCTCCATTCCGTACACCATGATGATCGTGTACTCAAGGCTTCAGGACTTCGACAAGAACATAATAGAGGCAGCGTATGACCTGGGAAGTACGGACTTTCAGGTTTTCTACAGGGTCATCATACCGAACCTTGTTCCCGGGATAGTGGCGGCGTTTCTTCTGGCTTTCACCCTGTCCATCGATGACTTCGTTATCACCTTCTTCGTCGCAGGACCGGGCTCAACCACGCTTCCCATACAGATATATTCCATGATAAGGTTCGGTATCTCTCCGACGGTGAACGCCATCTCTACCTTCATGATCGTTGGCACGATCTTTCTCGGGTTCATACTCAGAAAATTCGTGAAGTACATATTCTGA
- the rsmD gene encoding 16S rRNA (guanine(966)-N(2))-methyltransferase RsmD, with protein sequence MGETRITGGKYRGRKLKTGDFFRPTMSSVRSALFNMVDVEGKSFLELFCGSCVVSCEALSRGADRVVCVDKSKRALKICKGNLETIGGSAKLICKDVVDYLKTATEKFDIIFLDPPYEDVEVIEKTLHLLPKVMKEESLAILEKSKRIDVDLSGFEIVKKKDYGETELVFLKVKE encoded by the coding sequence ATGGGAGAGACACGAATCACAGGGGGAAAATACCGAGGAAGAAAGCTGAAAACAGGCGACTTCTTCAGGCCCACCATGTCCTCTGTGAGAAGTGCCCTCTTCAACATGGTGGACGTGGAGGGAAAGAGCTTTCTGGAGCTCTTCTGTGGTAGTTGTGTTGTGAGCTGTGAGGCGCTGAGCAGGGGAGCAGACAGGGTCGTGTGTGTCGACAAATCGAAGAGGGCCCTCAAGATATGCAAAGGAAACCTCGAAACGATAGGAGGATCTGCCAAACTGATCTGCAAAGATGTCGTGGATTATCTGAAGACAGCCACCGAAAAATTTGATATCATCTTTCTCGACCCTCCCTACGAAGATGTCGAGGTTATCGAAAAGACCCTCCATCTTCTTCCAAAGGTTATGAAGGAAGAAAGCTTGGCGATTCTTGAAAAGAGTAAAAGGATCGATGTGGATCTCTCCGGGTTTGAGATCGTCAAGAAAAAAGATTACGGCGAAACGGAACTCGTTTTTTTGAAGGTGAAAGAATGA
- a CDS encoding 16S rRNA (uracil(1498)-N(3))-methyltransferase produces the protein MPHLFYGTPRNGEIVFDEREAHHMRVVRLKEGETVETTDGEGFSYTCVLTRLKKSEAVAKILKIEKKEEEPSEKLKVVVPIGRWERTRLLIEKCVELGADEILLYRFERSQHSVSLEKSLLVVREAAKQCRRYLFPKVKMVENLDFDEKAITLDPDGSVNLLEMDVSGSITIVVGPEGGFSEREKELLKQRTILVNLGRKILRFETAAILTVGYIALRKQKI, from the coding sequence ATGCCGCACCTGTTCTACGGAACGCCTCGAAACGGTGAGATCGTCTTCGATGAGAGAGAAGCACACCACATGAGAGTTGTGAGACTGAAAGAAGGAGAAACAGTAGAGACAACAGACGGTGAGGGATTCTCCTACACCTGTGTTCTGACCAGGCTGAAAAAAAGCGAAGCAGTCGCCAAGATCCTGAAAATCGAGAAGAAGGAAGAAGAACCTTCTGAGAAATTGAAGGTGGTCGTTCCAATTGGCCGGTGGGAGAGAACACGTCTTCTGATAGAAAAGTGTGTGGAACTCGGTGCAGATGAGATACTGCTTTACAGGTTCGAAAGATCTCAGCACAGTGTCAGTCTGGAAAAATCGTTACTTGTGGTCAGAGAGGCAGCAAAGCAATGCAGAAGATACCTCTTTCCGAAGGTGAAAATGGTGGAAAATCTCGATTTCGATGAGAAAGCGATCACCCTTGATCCGGATGGTTCTGTCAATCTTCTTGAAATGGATGTATCCGGGAGTATAACGATCGTTGTGGGACCGGAAGGGGGATTTTCCGAGAGAGAAAAAGAACTTTTGAAGCAAAGAACGATTCTGGTGAACCTTGGAAGGAAAATCCTGAGGTTCGAAACGGCAGCCATCCTAACTGTAGGATACATCGCTCTGAGAAAACAAAAAATCTGA
- the serS gene encoding serine--tRNA ligase encodes MIDIKLIRQDPDFVKDALKKRGEDTDIIDEILKIDSEWRSVTTELNELRAKRNDISKNVAKLKKEGKSSEANALIEEGKRIGEEIKSLEEKEKELQSKLRDLLLRVPNIPHESVPVGSDESQNVEVRRWGEPRKFDFAPLAHWDLGPAWGLMDFDRASKLSGSRFTVMYGKLARLERALINFMLDVHTREHGYTEVWVPHLVKRETITITGQLPKFEEELYLTEKDDLFLIPTAEVPLVALHSGEILEEKDLPKKYVAYTPCYRREAGSYGKDVRGMIRQHQFDKVELVWITTPERSFDDLEQLVRDAETILQRLGLPYRVVSLCTGDLGFASAKTYDIEVWLPSYNAYKEISSCSNVTDFQARRGNMRYRRRSDGKLTLVHTLNGSGIAVGRTLVAILENYQQPDGSVKVPEALVPYTGFEVIP; translated from the coding sequence ATGATAGACATAAAACTCATCAGGCAGGATCCCGATTTTGTGAAAGATGCCCTGAAAAAACGTGGTGAAGACACAGATATCATAGATGAGATACTGAAGATCGACAGCGAGTGGCGTTCTGTGACCACAGAACTCAACGAACTGAGGGCAAAAAGGAACGACATTTCCAAGAATGTGGCCAAGTTGAAGAAGGAAGGAAAGTCCTCCGAAGCGAACGCGCTGATCGAGGAAGGAAAAAGAATCGGTGAGGAAATAAAGTCACTCGAGGAGAAAGAAAAAGAACTTCAGTCAAAGCTAAGAGATCTTCTCCTCAGAGTGCCGAACATTCCACATGAATCCGTTCCCGTTGGTTCCGATGAGTCTCAAAACGTTGAAGTGAGAAGGTGGGGCGAACCGAGGAAATTCGACTTTGCTCCCCTGGCACACTGGGACCTCGGACCTGCCTGGGGACTCATGGACTTCGACAGGGCCTCCAAACTCAGCGGCTCCAGGTTCACGGTGATGTACGGGAAACTTGCAAGACTGGAGAGGGCCCTCATAAACTTCATGCTCGACGTTCATACAAGAGAACACGGTTACACGGAGGTGTGGGTTCCACATCTTGTGAAAAGAGAAACGATCACGATCACAGGGCAGCTTCCAAAGTTCGAAGAAGAGCTTTACCTGACAGAAAAAGACGACCTGTTTCTTATACCAACAGCAGAAGTTCCTCTGGTAGCCCTCCACAGTGGAGAGATCCTTGAAGAAAAAGACCTTCCAAAGAAATACGTTGCCTACACTCCATGTTACAGAAGAGAAGCCGGCAGTTACGGAAAAGATGTACGTGGAATGATCAGGCAGCACCAGTTCGACAAGGTGGAGCTCGTCTGGATAACCACACCGGAGAGATCCTTCGACGATCTGGAACAACTGGTAAGAGATGCCGAAACCATCCTTCAAAGGCTGGGGCTTCCCTACAGGGTCGTCTCTCTCTGCACGGGAGATCTTGGATTCGCTTCCGCCAAAACGTATGACATAGAGGTGTGGCTTCCGTCCTACAACGCATACAAGGAGATCTCATCCTGCAGTAACGTGACGGACTTTCAGGCAAGAAGGGGTAACATGAGGTACAGAAGAAGGTCAGACGGCAAACTCACACTCGTTCATACCCTTAACGGCTCAGGTATCGCGGTGGGAAGAACGCTGGTCGCGATTCTGGAGAATTACCAGCAGCCAGATGGAAGCGTGAAGGTTCCAGAGGCACTAGTTCCTTACACGGGATTTGAGGTGATACCGTAG
- the coaE gene encoding dephospho-CoA kinase (Dephospho-CoA kinase (CoaE) performs the final step in coenzyme A biosynthesis.), with protein sequence MVIGVTGKIGTGKTTVCEVLKRDYGAHVVNVDRIGHEVLEEVKERLVELFGESILEDGKVSRKKLGEIVFGSEEKLKKLEQLVHPLMRKKVEDIVKKRSGLVVIEAALLRRMKLDALCDHIITVVAEEKKIIERNESAKERLKFQKDVIPQGIVIPNNSSIADLERKVKEVMALIWERHESQGENTEEES encoded by the coding sequence ATGGTGATAGGTGTCACGGGGAAGATAGGGACGGGAAAGACAACCGTCTGTGAAGTGCTGAAGAGGGACTACGGAGCCCACGTGGTGAACGTGGACAGGATCGGCCATGAGGTTCTGGAAGAGGTGAAAGAAAGGCTCGTCGAACTGTTCGGTGAATCGATTCTGGAAGATGGAAAGGTGAGCCGGAAAAAACTGGGTGAGATCGTCTTCGGCTCTGAAGAGAAACTGAAAAAACTCGAACAGCTCGTTCATCCCCTCATGAGAAAAAAGGTGGAGGATATCGTGAAAAAAAGGAGCGGCCTTGTCGTGATAGAGGCCGCTCTTTTGAGAAGAATGAAGCTGGACGCACTCTGTGATCATATCATCACCGTCGTCGCGGAAGAAAAGAAGATCATCGAAAGAAACGAATCTGCGAAAGAGAGATTGAAGTTTCAAAAAGATGTGATTCCTCAGGGAATCGTCATCCCGAACAACTCTTCGATCGCTGATCTTGAAAGAAAGGTCAAGGAAGTGATGGCTCTCATATGGGAGAGACACGAATCACAGGGGGAAAATACCGAGGAAGAAAGCTGA